In Hydractinia symbiolongicarpus strain clone_291-10 chromosome 15, HSymV2.1, whole genome shotgun sequence, one DNA window encodes the following:
- the LOC130629016 gene encoding uncharacterized protein LOC130629016 isoform X2, translating into MKKEEVVTEKMKAAYKKTKEKKIIENIENGYSHGKHQQQKIQRLGKKKNGVNDDVTATGDVTTKKRSKKEIEKKGNGEKARSDSPGMDLSVFQPRGKRRCVIQNESKKAKEEWWSDDDDEEEKHDADNNDKADVTDDENGEQPTANKKKRKTTKAEKTADTNPVTKTVRCYVFSTGMANRAGHAVHKGRYASVTEYHHAQKWSTPYLSAEVHCRPFHPDFEEQEEVKDLAPNHFNMSAVKRDEEEETNSPALDTETKFQPQRRSPVVVPRERLLSVDSWQKEQVIEAAKKMSGINDPQHRDTQSPRSFVTAGSVATGTINNVAKPPDKNNADSDSSPQTVPKFTEVSNKDTDKGSYGNTIFSHANTIFSIEKMTASSEDISRKKDLNSPPQLVPTFSQETVESKNNSYPADITNLKEQLRYHSPKRFGHDLTSNYKLLNESRDSSVRPTVLSMLGDRHENDNIRSTLDVAEKALKESRTLPLPYKHSGPILPRDVHPALFMSRHSPHTSAFNGHIPSSVMFSRHHSVDPFTSSKSLGVTSFQPPHTAEHFLNRNPPIIAPFRHPLHSPNGFQEAEKLSEKYKALSSFNQRPSSLPMLTSAVESRIPKSFSVESLTRVQEKDKTPQMDARNGQHDEALKLSIQPGTIPDRHFAFRDRLHMPQTNLHNGVKRPFDEHLPSHFMERVHRDKKIFEHLHEEQLQREKERFLLDKERYIHHPRFPLHEPWSSASAERVRPGYVPRTLPNTNERSGDLPSPPYHAAYAQMHRLNPYPFTNR; encoded by the exons atgaaaaaagaagaagtgGTAACGGAAAAAATGAAAGCAGCTTACaaaaaaacgaaagaaaaa aagATTATCGAGAATATTGAAAACGGTTATTCACATGGTAAAcaccaacaacaaaaaatccag AGACTAGGAAAAAAGAAGAACGGTGTTAATGACGATGTTACCGCAACTGGCGATGTTACGACGAAGAAACGAAGTAAAAAG gaAATCGAAAAGAAAGGGAACGGAGAGAAAGCTCGTTCAGACTCTCCTGGTATGGACTTAAGCGTGTTCCAACCACGTGGAAAGCGAAGGTGTGTCATACAAAACGAATCGAAGAAAGCAAAAGAAGAGTGGTGGAGTGACGACGACGATGAGGAAGAAAAACACGACGCTGACAACAATGACAAGGCTGATGTAACTGACGACGAGAacg GTGAGCAACCAACGGCAAATAAAAAGAaacgaaaaacaacaaaagctgaGAAGACAGCCGATACAAATCCCGTTACTAAAACAGTTCGTTGTTACGTGTTTTCAACTGGGATGGCTAACCGAGCGGGTCATGCGGTACATAAAGGAAGATACGCTAGTGTGACGGAGTATCATCATGCCCAAAAGTGGTCCACACCGTATCTAAGTGCAGAAGTACACTGTAGGCCTTTCCATCCAGATTTTGAGGAACAAGAAGAGGTTAAAGATTTAGCTCCAAATCATTTTAACATGTCCGCCGTAAAGCGTGACGAAGAAGAGGAAACTAATTCTCCCGCTCTTGACACTGAAACAAAGTTTCAACCTCAACGGAGGAGTCCTGTAGTGGTGCCCCGAGAACGTCTACTTAGCGTTGATAGTTGGCAGAAAGAACAAGTGATTGAAGCAGCTAAAAAAATGAGCGGAATCAACGATCCACAACATAGAGACACGCAAAGTCCTCGAAGTTTTGTTACTGCCGGCTCTGTGGCGACCGGAACAATTAATAACGTTGCAAAACCCCCTGACAAAAACAATGCAGATTCGGACTCTTCTCCACAAACTGTGCCGaaatttactgaagtttccaATAAAGACACTGATAAGGGATCTTATGGGAATACCATATTTAGTCACGCGAATACCATATTTAGTATTGAAAAGATGACAGCATCGTCTGAAGATATCTCTCGCAAGAAGGACTTAAACAGCCCTCCTCAGTTAGTCCCAACTTTTTCGCAAGAAACTGTagaaagtaaaaacaattcATATCCCGCAGACATTACTAATTTGAAAGAACAACTTCGTTACCATTCCCCTAAGAGGTTTGGTCACGATTTGACTAGTAATTATAAATTGCTAAACGAATCACGTGATAGCAGTGTCCGACCAACAGTACTCAGTATGCTAGGGGATCGACATGAAAATGATAATATTCGCAGTACACTTGATGTAGCTGAAAAAGCATTAAAAGAGTCAAGAACGTTACCTCTTCCATATAAACATTCAGGACCAATCCTTCCACGTGATGTACATCCTGCTCTGTTTATGTCGAGACATTCTCCGCACACATCAGCATTTAATGGTCATATACCTTCTAGTGTAATGTTTTCACGTCACCACTCCGTTGACCCGTTCACGTCTTCGAAATCACTGGGAGTGACTTCATTTCAACCACCACACACTgcagaacattttttaaaccgTAACCCACCTATAATTGCTCCGTTCAGACACCCCCTACATAGTCCAAATGGATTTCAGGAAGCAGAAAAATTAAGTGAAAAATACAAGGCACTTTCCTCATTTAATCAAAGACCCTCTTCCCTACCCATGCTTACCTCCGCTGTGGAAAGTCGTATACCAAAATCTTTTTCTGTAGAAAGTTTAACCCGAGTACAAGAGAAGGACAAAACGCCCCAAATGGACGCCCGCAATGGTCAACACGATGAGGCGTTAAAATTGAGTATACAACCTGGAACAATACCAGATAGACATTTTGCATTTCGTGATCGGTTGCACATGCCACAAACAAATCTTCATAACGGAGTAAAGCGTCCATTTGACGAACATTTACCCAGCCATTTTATGGAGAGGGTACATcgagacaaaaaaatatttgaacatTTACACGAAGAACAACTCCAAcgagaaaaagaaagatttttgttAGATAAAGAACGTTACATCCACCATCCTAGGTTTCCGTTGCACGAGCCGTGGTCATCTGCATCTGCAGAACGAGTGCGACCAGGCTATGTACCGCGAACTTTACCGAATACTAACGAGCGAAGTGGAGATCTTCCTTCGCCGCCTTATCATGCAGCATACGCTCAAATGCATCGTTTAAATCCGTATCCCTTCACGAATCGGTAA
- the LOC130629016 gene encoding uncharacterized protein LOC130629016 isoform X1 translates to MSIMDQADESDGSMKKEEVVTEKMKAAYKKTKEKKIIENIENGYSHGKHQQQKIQRLGKKKNGVNDDVTATGDVTTKKRSKKEIEKKGNGEKARSDSPGMDLSVFQPRGKRRCVIQNESKKAKEEWWSDDDDEEEKHDADNNDKADVTDDENGEQPTANKKKRKTTKAEKTADTNPVTKTVRCYVFSTGMANRAGHAVHKGRYASVTEYHHAQKWSTPYLSAEVHCRPFHPDFEEQEEVKDLAPNHFNMSAVKRDEEEETNSPALDTETKFQPQRRSPVVVPRERLLSVDSWQKEQVIEAAKKMSGINDPQHRDTQSPRSFVTAGSVATGTINNVAKPPDKNNADSDSSPQTVPKFTEVSNKDTDKGSYGNTIFSHANTIFSIEKMTASSEDISRKKDLNSPPQLVPTFSQETVESKNNSYPADITNLKEQLRYHSPKRFGHDLTSNYKLLNESRDSSVRPTVLSMLGDRHENDNIRSTLDVAEKALKESRTLPLPYKHSGPILPRDVHPALFMSRHSPHTSAFNGHIPSSVMFSRHHSVDPFTSSKSLGVTSFQPPHTAEHFLNRNPPIIAPFRHPLHSPNGFQEAEKLSEKYKALSSFNQRPSSLPMLTSAVESRIPKSFSVESLTRVQEKDKTPQMDARNGQHDEALKLSIQPGTIPDRHFAFRDRLHMPQTNLHNGVKRPFDEHLPSHFMERVHRDKKIFEHLHEEQLQREKERFLLDKERYIHHPRFPLHEPWSSASAERVRPGYVPRTLPNTNERSGDLPSPPYHAAYAQMHRLNPYPFTNR, encoded by the exons GACCAAGCTGATGAGTCTGATGGAAgtatgaaaaaagaagaagtgGTAACGGAAAAAATGAAAGCAGCTTACaaaaaaacgaaagaaaaa aagATTATCGAGAATATTGAAAACGGTTATTCACATGGTAAAcaccaacaacaaaaaatccag AGACTAGGAAAAAAGAAGAACGGTGTTAATGACGATGTTACCGCAACTGGCGATGTTACGACGAAGAAACGAAGTAAAAAG gaAATCGAAAAGAAAGGGAACGGAGAGAAAGCTCGTTCAGACTCTCCTGGTATGGACTTAAGCGTGTTCCAACCACGTGGAAAGCGAAGGTGTGTCATACAAAACGAATCGAAGAAAGCAAAAGAAGAGTGGTGGAGTGACGACGACGATGAGGAAGAAAAACACGACGCTGACAACAATGACAAGGCTGATGTAACTGACGACGAGAacg GTGAGCAACCAACGGCAAATAAAAAGAaacgaaaaacaacaaaagctgaGAAGACAGCCGATACAAATCCCGTTACTAAAACAGTTCGTTGTTACGTGTTTTCAACTGGGATGGCTAACCGAGCGGGTCATGCGGTACATAAAGGAAGATACGCTAGTGTGACGGAGTATCATCATGCCCAAAAGTGGTCCACACCGTATCTAAGTGCAGAAGTACACTGTAGGCCTTTCCATCCAGATTTTGAGGAACAAGAAGAGGTTAAAGATTTAGCTCCAAATCATTTTAACATGTCCGCCGTAAAGCGTGACGAAGAAGAGGAAACTAATTCTCCCGCTCTTGACACTGAAACAAAGTTTCAACCTCAACGGAGGAGTCCTGTAGTGGTGCCCCGAGAACGTCTACTTAGCGTTGATAGTTGGCAGAAAGAACAAGTGATTGAAGCAGCTAAAAAAATGAGCGGAATCAACGATCCACAACATAGAGACACGCAAAGTCCTCGAAGTTTTGTTACTGCCGGCTCTGTGGCGACCGGAACAATTAATAACGTTGCAAAACCCCCTGACAAAAACAATGCAGATTCGGACTCTTCTCCACAAACTGTGCCGaaatttactgaagtttccaATAAAGACACTGATAAGGGATCTTATGGGAATACCATATTTAGTCACGCGAATACCATATTTAGTATTGAAAAGATGACAGCATCGTCTGAAGATATCTCTCGCAAGAAGGACTTAAACAGCCCTCCTCAGTTAGTCCCAACTTTTTCGCAAGAAACTGTagaaagtaaaaacaattcATATCCCGCAGACATTACTAATTTGAAAGAACAACTTCGTTACCATTCCCCTAAGAGGTTTGGTCACGATTTGACTAGTAATTATAAATTGCTAAACGAATCACGTGATAGCAGTGTCCGACCAACAGTACTCAGTATGCTAGGGGATCGACATGAAAATGATAATATTCGCAGTACACTTGATGTAGCTGAAAAAGCATTAAAAGAGTCAAGAACGTTACCTCTTCCATATAAACATTCAGGACCAATCCTTCCACGTGATGTACATCCTGCTCTGTTTATGTCGAGACATTCTCCGCACACATCAGCATTTAATGGTCATATACCTTCTAGTGTAATGTTTTCACGTCACCACTCCGTTGACCCGTTCACGTCTTCGAAATCACTGGGAGTGACTTCATTTCAACCACCACACACTgcagaacattttttaaaccgTAACCCACCTATAATTGCTCCGTTCAGACACCCCCTACATAGTCCAAATGGATTTCAGGAAGCAGAAAAATTAAGTGAAAAATACAAGGCACTTTCCTCATTTAATCAAAGACCCTCTTCCCTACCCATGCTTACCTCCGCTGTGGAAAGTCGTATACCAAAATCTTTTTCTGTAGAAAGTTTAACCCGAGTACAAGAGAAGGACAAAACGCCCCAAATGGACGCCCGCAATGGTCAACACGATGAGGCGTTAAAATTGAGTATACAACCTGGAACAATACCAGATAGACATTTTGCATTTCGTGATCGGTTGCACATGCCACAAACAAATCTTCATAACGGAGTAAAGCGTCCATTTGACGAACATTTACCCAGCCATTTTATGGAGAGGGTACATcgagacaaaaaaatatttgaacatTTACACGAAGAACAACTCCAAcgagaaaaagaaagatttttgttAGATAAAGAACGTTACATCCACCATCCTAGGTTTCCGTTGCACGAGCCGTGGTCATCTGCATCTGCAGAACGAGTGCGACCAGGCTATGTACCGCGAACTTTACCGAATACTAACGAGCGAAGTGGAGATCTTCCTTCGCCGCCTTATCATGCAGCATACGCTCAAATGCATCGTTTAAATCCGTATCCCTTCACGAATCGGTAA